CGGTCGTTGACGTAGACGAGGACGCCCTCGGAGTCGGTCGGATCGGTGACGAGGACGTGGAGGTCCCGCCCGGGCTTCGTCGTGAGCGTCCCCGGCACTCTCTCGGGAACGCCACGGTAGAGGGTCCGGCGGCCGTCGGTGTACTCGACCTCGACGCCTTCCTCTAAGAGTGCGACCGAGAGCGTGCTCGGGGCGACGTCGGTTCGGTGCGGCGCGCTCATACATGGGCGTTGGCGTCGAGCGGTAAAGAGCGTCCGTATTCGGTTGGCGGTTTCGACCCCCGGGGGTGGCGCGTGGCGTCGCGCCGGCTCATCGGCGTTCCTGTGAGGTGAGCGAACGGGAGCCGGCGAGACCGCAGGTCTCGCCAGACGACCCGCGCGCGAGGGGAGACCATCGGAGCCGCGAACGCAGTGAGCGACGAGGAGCGCGCTCGGTTGGGGGGACGTGGCGTTTCGCCGCCCTGGCGACTGCGCTCACGTCACGCTCGCGGCCGTGTTCGTCCCGAGAGACTCCGTCCTCACGCGCGTCGGTTCGTCCTCGGCCGTCGATCCGGGCGGGGCCGGGTCCGAGGCGAGTCGGATGCCGCTCTCGACGCTCAGCCGACACACGCCCACCACGCGAACCGTCACACCTAAACGACGGGTTCGCACACGGGACACGTATGAAGGGTCGCGGTCGCGCAGTCGCGCTCGGTGCCGGGACGGTGTTGAACGCGCTCGCCACCGGCGTCGGTTCGGCGTTCGCACTCGACGTCGAGACGACGGCGACGGTCGAACTCGACGGCTCCGGCCGGATCGAGGGCGCGGTCGCGGAACAGCCCGACGCCGACACGAGACTCGTCGAACGGTGCGTGGAACTGACCGTCGACCGGTACAGCCCCGACGAGCGCGTCGGCGGCCACGTCCGCACCGAGAGCGAGGTGCCGATGGCGGCGGGGTTGAAGTCGTCGAGCGCCGCGGCGAACGCGACCGTCCTGGCGACGCTGTCGGCGCTCGGCGTCGACGTCGGTGACGGCCCCGCCGCGGTGAGCCGGCTCGACGCCTGCCGGCTCGGCGTCGCCGCCGCCCGCGACGCAGGCGTGACCGTGACCGGCGCGTTCGACGACGCCTCCGCGTCGATGCTGGGCGGCGTCACCCTCACCGACAACACGGCCGATGAACTCCGCTCTCGCGAGGAACGCGACTGGGACGCCCTCGTCTGGACCCCGCCGGAGCGCGCGTACAGCGCTGAGGCCGACGTCTCCCGCTGTGAACGCGTCGCGCCGATGGCGCGGCTCGTCGCCGACCTGGCCTCCGAGGGAAGATACGCCGAGGCGATGACCGTCAACGGCCTCGCGTTCTCGGCGGCGCTCGGCTTCCCCACGGAGCCGGCGATCGAGGCGATGCCCCACGCCGCGGGCGTCTCCCTGTCTGGGACGGGCCCGAGCGTCGTCGCCGTCGGCGAACGGGCGGCGCTAGAACCCGTCGCCGCCGCCTGGGACGAGCGCGACGGGACGACACGGCTGACGACCACGCGAACCGACGGCGCGCGCGTCCTGTGATCCGACACGCCACGACGGACTGACCGAGACCACACCGATCGACACCACTCACAGCATGACAGAACCCAAGCCCGAGGACATGGACCTCGACGAACTCCGCACAGAGATCGAAGACATCGACCGCGAGATCGTCGAACTCGTCGCCCGCCGAACGTACGTGGCCGACACGATCGCCGACGTGAAAGCCGAACGCGACCTGCCCACGACCGACGAGTCCCAAGAAGAGCGCGTGATGGAACGCGCTGCGCAGAACGCAGAACGGTTCGAGGTGGACGCAAACCTCGTGAAGGCCGTCTTCCGGTTG
This Salinigranum marinum DNA region includes the following protein-coding sequences:
- a CDS encoding chorismate mutase — protein: MTEPKPEDMDLDELRTEIEDIDREIVELVARRTYVADTIADVKAERDLPTTDESQEERVMERAAQNAERFEVDANLVKAVFRLLIELNKAEQRRSR
- a CDS encoding shikimate kinase; this encodes MKGRGRAVALGAGTVLNALATGVGSAFALDVETTATVELDGSGRIEGAVAEQPDADTRLVERCVELTVDRYSPDERVGGHVRTESEVPMAAGLKSSSAAANATVLATLSALGVDVGDGPAAVSRLDACRLGVAAARDAGVTVTGAFDDASASMLGGVTLTDNTADELRSREERDWDALVWTPPERAYSAEADVSRCERVAPMARLVADLASEGRYAEAMTVNGLAFSAALGFPTEPAIEAMPHAAGVSLSGTGPSVVAVGERAALEPVAAAWDERDGTTRLTTTRTDGARVL